CTTAAAGATCTTGATATGCAGATGATTGAGTGGGCTGTAGAAAGCCACATTCCTGTATTAGCACTGTTAACCAAGGCCGATAAGTTAGGCCAAAGTGACAGAATGAAGATGGTAAATGAGGTGCGTAAGAAGCTAAGCCATTTTGATAGGGATGCGGTAAAGGTTGAGCCATTCTCATCGCTTAAGGGGATAGGCAAAAATAAAGCGCTTAGTATTTTAGATGCGTGGTGTAAGCCAGAGTGGTTGCTGCAACAGATAGAGGCTGAAGCCGCTGACGACGAGTAAGCTACTGCCGCTTGTTGATAAAGACGCTCCTATTTAGGGGCGTTTTTTTTGGGCTTGAATTGGCGGGAGGGCTATTACAGGCAAAAAAAAACCGACGGAATAAACCATCGGCGTAAATTAGCTCTTTTGGGGAGAAGCTAAATTCAACAAGACTCAAGACCTACCAAACGATATTGGTAGTACTTAATAACCACATGATAACTCTTTTTTTAAACGAATTAAAGTAATTGCTCTAAATTGAATTTTGGGCGAAAAAAAGCCCCAGCAAATTAGATTTGCTGGGGCGCCATAATTTGGCAATTCACTTCAAATCAGCGAATTTAAAAAAGGTCTGAAAGATAGAACATCTTAACCTCTGTACCCTACGCAGATAATATTACCCTATTAACCGTATTATGAAAAACAGTTTCTGTAAAAAAGACACAATAATGTGATGGTGATCTCACGATTTGTTCAATAAAAAAGCAGTAAATGATCTATATATTTCATATTACTGATTTAAAACCATAGATTTATACAGCTTTAAAATTGAGCCGTTATGTTGTGGCTGATGTTGAAGTATTAATAGCGGTTAAGGGGATTGTTGGAAGGTCACGAAAACAGGATTTCAGTTGGTCGGCGAGGCGACCAACTGAATGTAGCTTAAGCTGAGTTTAGGTCATTTCAAGTTATTCTAGTGTGCTTGTTCCCAGTTATCGCCTATGCCTGCTTCTGCAAGTAACTCTACATCGAGCTTGGCTGCAGCTGCCATCAACTGACATACCTTGACTTGTAATGTCTCTGCTTGTGCTTCATCGACCTCAAACACCAATTCATCGTGCACCTGCATGATCATGGTTATCTCACCTTGAGTCTCTGTTTCAATCCACTTCGAGACATCTATCATTGCTTTCTTAATGATATCGGCAGCAGTACCTTGCATGGGGGCATTAATCGCAGCTCGCTCTGCTGCTTGTCGGCGCATGGCGTTGCGATCTTTAATTGCAGGCAAATATAGACGACGGCCATACAGGGTCGACACATAACCAAGATCAGCCGCTATGGCGCGCGTTTCTTCCATATACTTCAATACACCTGGATAACGCTTAAAGTAAGTGTCAATGTATTGCTGTGCTTCAGCACGTGGAATGTCGAGTTGCTTAGCTAAACCAAACGCTGACATGCCGTAGATTAAGCCAAAGTTGACCGCTTTTGCACGGCGACGTTGATCGGTGGTGACTTCACTGAAATCAACATCGAATACTTCAGCCGCTGTAGCTTTATGAATATCTTTGCCTTCAGCAAAAGCGGTCAGTAGCCCTTTATCTTGAGAGAGGTGCGCCATGATACGTAGTTCGATTTGCGAGTAATCGGCAGCGAGGATTTTCTTCCCCTCTGGTGCGATGAAGGCATGACGAATACGGCGACCCTCTTCGGTTCTAATCGGAATGTTTTGTAGGTTAGGTTCACTAGATGATAAACGGCCTGTTGCTGCATTCGCTTGATGATAACTGGTGTGAACGCGTCCTGTTTTGGCATTCACCATTAGCGGTAGTTTGTCAGTATAGGTGCTCTTCAATTTGGCTAGGCTACGGTGTTCTAGAATGATCTTTGGCAGCGGATAGTCTAGTGCAAGCTCAACGAGCACCTCTTCAGCTGTTGAAGGTGCACCTTTAGGTGTTTTCTTTAACACTGGGTAGCCAAGCTTCTCGAAAAATAGCTCTTGTAGCTGTTTAGGTGAGGCAAGGTTAAATGGCTGGCCTGCAATCTCATGCGCTTTGCTTTGTAGTTCATCAATCTTACGTGCCAACTCTTCGCTTTGTTGCCCTAAAAGCATGCTATCAATGAGCACACCTTGTCGTTCAATTGTCGACAGAGTATTAATTAACGGCAGTTCAATATCGCTGAAAACACTGGCTAACTCAGGCTGCTTCTCCAATCTAGGCCACAAATGCTGATGCAGCCTTAGGGTTATGTCAGCATCTTCCGCGGCATACGGCGCTGCGATATCAAGTGGAATTTGGTTAAAGGTGATCTGTTTGGCACCTTTGCCGGCAATCTCTTCAAAGCTAATATTTTTATGGCCAAGGTACTTAAGCGCTAAGTCGTCCATATTGTGCTTTGAGGCTACAGAGTTAAACACGTACGACTCAAGCATTGTATCGAACTTTACGCCGCGTAAGGCAATGCCGGCATTCGCAAAAATACTGATGTCATACTTTAAGTTTTGACCCACCTTCTTAATGGCTTCATTTTCCAGCAGTGGCGTTAGCTTTTCAAAAACTAATGTTTTATCGAGTTGTTCCGGCGCATCAAGGTAGTCATGTGATAGCGGTAAGTAGGCAGCTTTGCCTGCTTCTATCGCAAATGAGATACCGACCAGTTCAGCTTCCATATAGTTGAGGCTGGTTGTTTCAGTATCTATGGCGATAAGTTCTGCTTTGTTTAGCTTTTCTAACCAGCTATCCAGCTGCTCGACCGTAAGGATAGTCTCGTATTCGGCAGTGATATCCTGCTTTACCACAGCTTCATCAGTGTCATCGCCTGCCACTGCTGCTCCTGATTTATTATCCAACACTTCAGCTAACCAGCGTTTAAATTCCATTTTGCCATAGCACTTAATCAATTCATCTTTGTTTGCTGGCTCAATGTTCATGGTGCGCCAGTCTTGCTCAAGCTCTACATCGAGTTTAATGGTTGCGAGCTCATAACTTAATTTGAGCATATCGCCATGTTCAATAATCTTAGCTGGCATTGTTTTTGAGCCGCGAAAGCCAAGCTCAGGCATTTTTTCCGGTGTTGCTAAAATATTAGCGACCGAACCCACGCCAGTAAGCATTGCCAATGCGGTTTTCTCACCAACACCAGGTAGGCCTGGAATATTGTCGGCTTTATCGCCCTGGAGCGCGAGCAGGTCAATAATCAGTTCAGGGCCAACACCGAATTTTTCGATGACCTCAGCAGGGCCCATTATGGTATTGGTCATGGTATTTATGAGCGTGACATTTTCGTCAACCAGCTGCGCCATATCTTTATCGCCAGTACTGATTAGTACCGCTCGCCCCTCTTTACTGGCTTGGGTTGCAATCGTACCGATAACATCATCGGCTTCAACACCAGAGATACATACCAGCGGTAAACCGAGCGCTTTAATAAGCTCATGTAAAGGCGCAATTTGGCTACGGAGATCGTCTGGCATTGGCGGGCGCTGGGCTTTATATTCCGAATACATATCGTTACGGAATGTTTTACCCTTGGCATCAAATACAACTGCCATTTGGCTAGGTTTGTATTGATTTAAAAGGCTGCGTAGCATGTTGATCACGCCGTAGACTGCACCTGTGGCTTCACCTTTAGAGTTAGTCAAATGTGGTGGAGAATAATAGGCGCGGTAAAGGTAAGAGGAACCATCCACAAGGACTAAAGGGTTGTCGGCAATTTTAGGCATAATAGGTATTCGTTTATCGCATTTCGATGATGGCGCTAGCATGCCATATCAGGGCTGTTTCAGCCACGGATAAATATAGACAAGCCTGTGGATAACTCTGTGCATGAAACAGGCGAACCTAAATATGCTGATTTTTATCAGTAAAAATGGCAAAGCGTAAGTGTATGAAAATTAGTGGTTTAATCTAATAGTGTGAAGTGGGTGCTATTTTGGATAATTAAACTATAAATGTGGACTTTTTATTTTTACTTGCATTAGAAACCTATTCCCTGGTCAAATAAACAGCGTTTGATAAAGTGCAGTGATAACTTAGCACGATAATTAATCTGATCAAGTGGTTTATTGCAATTTTGTTAAAACAATATGATATATAAATGGAGATTTTAATGAAAAAAGTCGCAGTTCTTTTAAGTGGTAGTGGTGTCTTCGATGGTGCGGAGCTACATGAGTCTGTTTTAACCTTATTAGAGATCGCTCGCTCTGGGGCTCACTACCAATGTTTTGCGCCTGATATTGCTCAATTACACGTGGTAAATCACCTTACGGGTGAAGTTGATGAAACCGATAATCGCAATGTTTTGGTTGAGTCGGCAAGAGTTGCTCGCGGTGATGTGAAGCCTGTTGCGGACCTTAATATTAACGAATTTGCTGCGTTAATTGTTCCTGGTGGATTTGGTGCGGCGAAAAACTTATGTAATTTTGCCTTAGCGGGAGCCAAACATATTATCGATCCCAGTGTAAAACATTTTATTAGCCAGTTTACCCAAGCTAACAAGCCTGTGGGCTTTATGTGTATCTCGCCAGTCATGATCCCGCAGTGTTATGAGGCTGGCGTGCTGGCTACCATTGGCTCTGATGCCGACACTGCAACCGCGTTTGAAAAGCAAGGCGGAGTCCATCAAGTGGCTAAGGTTGACGCTATTGTGGTTGATGAAGTTAATAAAGTCGTGAGCACTCCAGCTTACATGCTAGCGGATAATATCGTTGACGCACATAAGGGTATTACTAAGCTGGTGGCACGAGTGCTAAGTATGACTTAATCGTTATATTGGGCTTATACCCATCCCTCTGAATCCTGCATTCTCAGGTCGTATCAAAGAGGCATGGGATAAGCATTAATCGGCTGGTTTATCTGGCTATGCCTGTCGTTTTTGGCTATCGATAAAACCCTGTAATACGCCGACGAGCAAACCACCAAGATGGGCACCATTAGCAATAGAAAGGCCGAACATATCGGTAAAACCAAATACTAGCCATAACAGCATAAAGCCAATGTAGGCGGGCGGTAGTCCGATCCCTGATTCAGGACGTTTAACACCCATAATCCAGGTGTAACCGACCACTGCATATACAACGCCCGATAGGCCACCAAAATTAGGCCCCGCCATGAAATACTGCAGTATGTTAGGTAGGGTGCCACCAACCAGTAACAGAATAAATAGCGGCTTAAAGCCTATTTTGTTTTCAATTTTGCCGCCTAAGTACCACCACCATAGTAAATTAAAGATGATGTGCATTGCAGAAAAGTGGATAAGACTTGGGGTAAATAGTCGCCAAAATTCACTGAGTGCTGCGGGTGATGTGGCGCCAAAAAACGATAAGCTTTCAAAGATAGGGTTAGCGAAGCCGAAGTTCATTGCAGCATAAATCATGACGCAGCTAAAAAACACCGCCAAAGTGAGTGGCCCAGCCCCGGTTAAAAATTGGCTCAGTAGCAATAACTTTGGGTTGCCGTAATCTAATTTTGTATGGGTGTCACCATAGTCCCATGATGCGGCTAAATACTTATCATCATAAGGGTTACTGAGAAAATCTTGATACTCTTGCTGTACTTGAGCTAGGTGAGATTCATCATGCAATACCAGCAAAACGCCCCGCTCGGCAGGTATCACCGCACAATTTATGTTTTGACCTTTAAGGTAATCGATGAGTGCTTGCGCTGCTCTGCCGTTGGGTAAGCTGCCTATCTCTATCATCGATCTTTCCTTTTATTACGCGTTAGTATTATGCATTAGCCTGATGCCAGGCACTATAGCCGCCATCTAAGCTATAAACATCGTCAAACCCCTGCTCATTTAAATAGCTGGCTGCACTTTGGCTACTAATTCCATGATAACAGACAACGATAACAGGCCGATCCATGTCTGCGTCGGCAATATAGTGAGCGAGATTTTCGTTATTGAGATTAAAAGAGGCATCTATGTGGCCAGCTTCGAAACTGGCAGCGTCTCTAATATCCACAATTTGCAGATCAGCCGTGGCTTGCTGCAGTTGAATAAGTTGGTTTACACTCAAATGTTGAAAATCTGACATAGAAAACCTGCAGTAATAGCGGAATAAAAAGGGGCTGGCACAGCTGCCTGCCCCATAGGACTAATTAGTCCCAGTTTAAGATCACTTTTCCTGACTGGCCAGAGCGCATAGCGTCAAAACCCTGCTGGAAATCATCAATCTTGAAGTGATGAGTGATAATCGGGGAAATATCTAAGCCTGATTGGATCAAACTCGCCATCTTGTACCAGGTCTCAAACATCTCACGGCCATAAATACCCTTGATGATCAGCCCTTTAAAGATCACTTTGCTCCAATCAATCGCCATTTCGCCGCCGGGAATACCTAGCATGGCAACTTTACCGCCATGGTTCATGGTGTCGAGCATTGAGTGGAATGCCGCAGGTACCCCAGACATTTCAAGGCCGACATCGAAGCCTTCAGTCATGCCAAGTTCGCTCATAACGTCATCTAAGCTTTCTTTAGCAACATTAACAGCGCGAGTAGCACCCATTTTTTCGGCAAGTTCCAGACGATAGTCGTTAACGTCGGTGATCACCACGTGGCGTGCACCTACATGGCGACATACCGCTGCAGCCATAATGCCAATTGGACCAGCACCGGTAATTAATACATCTTCCCCCACCAGATCGAATGACAGTGCGGTATGAACGGCATTACCAAACGGATCAAAGATAGAGGCTAAATCGTCAGAGATATCATCAGGGATCTTAAAAGCATTAAAGGCTGGGATCACTAAATACTCAGCAAAAGCCCCTTCGCGGTTTACACCTACACCTGACGTGTTACGGCATAAGTGAGTACGGCCGCCACGACAGTTGCGGCAGTGACCACAGGTAATATGACCTTCACCTGAGACGCGGTCGCCAATGGTAAAGCCACGAACTTCTTGGCCAATATCGACAACTTCACCGACATATTCATGGCCAACAACCATAGGCACAGGAATGGTATTTTGCGACCATTCGTCCCAGTTGTAGATATGAACGTCAGTACCACAAATAGCCGTTTTACGGATCTTAATCAGTAGATCGTTGTGACCCATTTCAGGCTTAGGGGCGTCAACCATCCAGATGCCTTCTTCAGGCTTTAATTTACTCAGCGCTTTCATCTTTTGACCTATGACAGACTGCTAACGAGTAGTCTGCAAAATTGATTCAATTAGGGCTACAACATTGTGTCGCCCTATTGGTTTAATTCTAGCTGATAATAGCCATCTCTTTCGCGATACGGGTAAAGGCTTCAATCGCTTTGTCGATTTGCGCTTTGGTGTGCGCTGCAGACATTTGAGTACGAATACGTGCTTGGCCTTTTGGTACCACAGGGAATGAGAAGCCGATAACGTAGATGTTTTCTGCCAGTAGACGATTAGCGAAGTCACCTGCAATTTTGGCGTCACCAATCATAACTGGGATGATTGCATGGTCGGCACCACCAAGGGTAAAGCCTGCTGCTGACATCTTCTCACGGAAGTAACGGCTATTTTCCCAAACAGCTTCACGTAGTTCTTGACCCGTTTTGAGCATCTCAAGCACATGAATTGATGCGGTAACGATTGAAGGCGCTAGCGAGTTAGAGAAAAGGTATGGGCGCGAACGCTGACGCAACCATTCAACTACCTCTTTCTTGGCTGAAGTGAATCCACCTGAGGCGCCACCTAAAGCTTTACCTAACGTACCGGTAATGATGTCAACACGGTCCATCACATCACAGAATTCGTGGGTACCACGACCCTCTTGGCCAACAAAGCCGACAGCGTGTGAATCATCAACCATCACTAGTGCATCGTACTTATCAGCAAGGTCGCAAACGCCTTTAAGGTTGGCGATGACGCCGTCCATTGAGAATACGCCGTCAGTTGCAATCAAGATATTACGTGCACCTGCTTCTTTAGCGGCTTTTAGCTGTGTCTCAAGATCGGCCATATCATTGTTTGCATAACGGAAACGTTTTGCCTTACATAAACGCACGCCATCAATAATTGATGCATGGTTAAGTGCGTCAGAGACAATAGCATCTTCTGCGCTTAATAGTGTTTCGAACAATCCGGCATTAGCATCAAAGCATGAAGAGTAAAGGATGGTGTCTTCCATACCAAGGAAGCTGCTTAAACTTGCTTCCAACTGCTTATGGATATCTTGTGTGCCACAGATAAATCGCACAGAGGCCATGCCAAACCCGTGGGCGTCGAGTCCGCCTTTGGCTGCTTTAACAAGTTCAGGATGATTGGCTAAACCTAAGTAGTTATTAGCGCAAAAATTAATAACTTGGTCACCATTAACTTCAATTGCTGTTTGTTGAGGAGAAACAATTACGCGCTCGCTCTTATAAAGGCCTTCCGCTTTTACATCGGCAATCTGTTGATTTATTT
The Shewanella sp. KX20019 DNA segment above includes these coding regions:
- the polA gene encoding DNA polymerase I; protein product: MPKIADNPLVLVDGSSYLYRAYYSPPHLTNSKGEATGAVYGVINMLRSLLNQYKPSQMAVVFDAKGKTFRNDMYSEYKAQRPPMPDDLRSQIAPLHELIKALGLPLVCISGVEADDVIGTIATQASKEGRAVLISTGDKDMAQLVDENVTLINTMTNTIMGPAEVIEKFGVGPELIIDLLALQGDKADNIPGLPGVGEKTALAMLTGVGSVANILATPEKMPELGFRGSKTMPAKIIEHGDMLKLSYELATIKLDVELEQDWRTMNIEPANKDELIKCYGKMEFKRWLAEVLDNKSGAAVAGDDTDEAVVKQDITAEYETILTVEQLDSWLEKLNKAELIAIDTETTSLNYMEAELVGISFAIEAGKAAYLPLSHDYLDAPEQLDKTLVFEKLTPLLENEAIKKVGQNLKYDISIFANAGIALRGVKFDTMLESYVFNSVASKHNMDDLALKYLGHKNISFEEIAGKGAKQITFNQIPLDIAAPYAAEDADITLRLHQHLWPRLEKQPELASVFSDIELPLINTLSTIERQGVLIDSMLLGQQSEELARKIDELQSKAHEIAGQPFNLASPKQLQELFFEKLGYPVLKKTPKGAPSTAEEVLVELALDYPLPKIILEHRSLAKLKSTYTDKLPLMVNAKTGRVHTSYHQANAATGRLSSSEPNLQNIPIRTEEGRRIRHAFIAPEGKKILAADYSQIELRIMAHLSQDKGLLTAFAEGKDIHKATAAEVFDVDFSEVTTDQRRRAKAVNFGLIYGMSAFGLAKQLDIPRAEAQQYIDTYFKRYPGVLKYMEETRAIAADLGYVSTLYGRRLYLPAIKDRNAMRRQAAERAAINAPMQGTAADIIKKAMIDVSKWIETETQGEITMIMQVHDELVFEVDEAQAETLQVKVCQLMAAAAKLDVELLAEAGIGDNWEQAH
- the elbB gene encoding isoprenoid biosynthesis glyoxalase ElbB, whose product is MKKVAVLLSGSGVFDGAELHESVLTLLEIARSGAHYQCFAPDIAQLHVVNHLTGEVDETDNRNVLVESARVARGDVKPVADLNINEFAALIVPGGFGAAKNLCNFALAGAKHIIDPSVKHFISQFTQANKPVGFMCISPVMIPQCYEAGVLATIGSDADTATAFEKQGGVHQVAKVDAIVVDEVNKVVSTPAYMLADNIVDAHKGITKLVARVLSMT
- the glpG gene encoding rhomboid family intramembrane serine protease GlpG; translated protein: MIEIGSLPNGRAAQALIDYLKGQNINCAVIPAERGVLLVLHDESHLAQVQQEYQDFLSNPYDDKYLAASWDYGDTHTKLDYGNPKLLLLSQFLTGAGPLTLAVFFSCVMIYAAMNFGFANPIFESLSFFGATSPAALSEFWRLFTPSLIHFSAMHIIFNLLWWWYLGGKIENKIGFKPLFILLLVGGTLPNILQYFMAGPNFGGLSGVVYAVVGYTWIMGVKRPESGIGLPPAYIGFMLLWLVFGFTDMFGLSIANGAHLGGLLVGVLQGFIDSQKRQA
- the glpE gene encoding thiosulfate sulfurtransferase GlpE; translation: MSDFQHLSVNQLIQLQQATADLQIVDIRDAASFEAGHIDASFNLNNENLAHYIADADMDRPVIVVCYHGISSQSAASYLNEQGFDDVYSLDGGYSAWHQANA
- the tdh gene encoding L-threonine 3-dehydrogenase, with the protein product MKALSKLKPEEGIWMVDAPKPEMGHNDLLIKIRKTAICGTDVHIYNWDEWSQNTIPVPMVVGHEYVGEVVDIGQEVRGFTIGDRVSGEGHITCGHCRNCRGGRTHLCRNTSGVGVNREGAFAEYLVIPAFNAFKIPDDISDDLASIFDPFGNAVHTALSFDLVGEDVLITGAGPIGIMAAAVCRHVGARHVVITDVNDYRLELAEKMGATRAVNVAKESLDDVMSELGMTEGFDVGLEMSGVPAAFHSMLDTMNHGGKVAMLGIPGGEMAIDWSKVIFKGLIIKGIYGREMFETWYKMASLIQSGLDISPIITHHFKIDDFQQGFDAMRSGQSGKVILNWD
- a CDS encoding glycine C-acetyltransferase; amino-acid sequence: MANTSFYDQINQQIADVKAEGLYKSERVIVSPQQTAIEVNGDQVINFCANNYLGLANHPELVKAAKGGLDAHGFGMASVRFICGTQDIHKQLEASLSSFLGMEDTILYSSCFDANAGLFETLLSAEDAIVSDALNHASIIDGVRLCKAKRFRYANNDMADLETQLKAAKEAGARNILIATDGVFSMDGVIANLKGVCDLADKYDALVMVDDSHAVGFVGQEGRGTHEFCDVMDRVDIITGTLGKALGGASGGFTSAKKEVVEWLRQRSRPYLFSNSLAPSIVTASIHVLEMLKTGQELREAVWENSRYFREKMSAAGFTLGGADHAIIPVMIGDAKIAGDFANRLLAENIYVIGFSFPVVPKGQARIRTQMSAAHTKAQIDKAIEAFTRIAKEMAIIS